In a genomic window of Bombina bombina isolate aBomBom1 chromosome 8, aBomBom1.pri, whole genome shotgun sequence:
- the LOC128638080 gene encoding putative uncharacterized protein ENSP00000383309, producing MASVEDPGVMPPPLTYGPWQDSWPEEYSSFGFEGEPRQPQRVHVFTPSPTQSHGSHGFYPQTMSQEVPIEQAERSHTGHQWDYQSTMRTPPSSSLGQPPPSSSLGRAPPSSSFGRAPPFSSLGQAPPSSSLGRAPLSSSLGQAPPSSSLGRAPPSSSLGQVPPSSSLGRAPPSADGNIAETTQAPSDAAEPAPPEPADAGGPAPQAPADAGDPAPQATRSPAAQEPVDALYSPLGEEYIALQRRLITSTKSIQRGQERFFRSQERLHKRSIELQRDMAASLSASVQNQSQMM from the coding sequence atggcttcagttgaggacccgggagtgatgccaccaccattgacatatggcccctggcaagattcctggccagaggaatattcttcttttggctttgagggggagccaagacagccacaaagggtccatgtatttaccccctccccaacacaatctcatggcagtcatggcttttacccacagactatgtcacaagaagtgccaattgaACAGGCTGAgcggtcacacactggtcatcagtgggactatcaatcaaccatgagaactccaccatcctcatcacttgggcaacctccaccatcctcatcacttgggcgagctccaccatcctcatcatttGGGCGAGCTCCACCATTCTCATCACTTGggcaagctccaccatcctcatcacttgggcgagctccactatcctcatcacttgggcaagctccaccatcctcatcacttgggcgagctccaccatcctcatcacttgggcaagttccaccatcctcatcacttgggcgagctccaccatctgcagatggaaatatagcagaaactactcaagcaccatcagatgcagctgaacctgccccaccagaaccagcagatgcagggggccctgcacctcaagcaccagcagatgcaggtgaccctgccccacaagcaactagaagccctgctgctcaagagcctgtggatgcattgtattctcccctgggtgaggaatacattgcactccagaggaggctcataacaagcaccaagagcatacaaagaggccaagagaggttcttcaggagccaagagaggttacacaaacgtagcatagagctgcagagggacatggcagcatcattaagtgcaagtgttcaaaaccagtcacagatgatgtga